In Gordonia phthalatica, one genomic interval encodes:
- a CDS encoding DsbA family protein: MADNTASSESLDRVDFWFDPLCPWCWITSRWILEAEKVRPIDVNFHIMSLAVLNEGKDVPQGYRDFLDQAWLPVRVLAAAAARHGDEVLPRLYTELGTRFHNENTKDYAVAIPAALEAAGLEADLYEAGESTKFDDAIRTSHHEGMDKVGDDVGTPTIHVNGSAFFGPVLSRIPRGEDAGRVWDGAVALASYPHFFELKRSRHEDPEFD, encoded by the coding sequence ATGGCTGACAACACCGCTTCCTCGGAATCTCTTGATCGCGTCGACTTCTGGTTCGACCCCCTGTGCCCGTGGTGCTGGATCACCTCGCGCTGGATCCTGGAGGCCGAGAAGGTCCGACCCATCGACGTGAACTTCCACATCATGAGCCTCGCCGTCCTCAACGAGGGCAAGGACGTTCCGCAGGGCTACCGCGACTTCCTGGATCAGGCCTGGCTGCCGGTCCGTGTGCTCGCCGCCGCGGCGGCCAGGCACGGCGACGAGGTGCTCCCGCGCCTGTACACCGAGCTCGGCACCCGATTCCACAACGAGAACACGAAGGACTACGCCGTCGCGATCCCGGCCGCACTGGAGGCCGCCGGTCTGGAGGCAGACCTGTACGAGGCCGGCGAGTCCACCAAGTTCGACGACGCCATCCGCACGAGCCACCACGAGGGCATGGACAAGGTCGGCGACGACGTCGGCACACCCACCATCCACGTCAACGGCTCGGCCTTCTTCGGGCCCGTCCTCTCCCGGATCCCGCGTGGCGAGGACGCCGGCCGCGTGTGGGACGGCGCCGTCGCCCTCGCGTCGTACCCGCACTTCTTCGAGCTGAAGCGAAGCCGTCACGAGGATCCCGAGTTCGACTGA